From one Oncorhynchus clarkii lewisi isolate Uvic-CL-2024 chromosome 6, UVic_Ocla_1.0, whole genome shotgun sequence genomic stretch:
- the LOC139410843 gene encoding 4-hydroxyphenylpyruvate dioxygenase-like — MTTYMDRGEKHDHGKFVCFDHITFWVGNAKQAASYYCNKLGFEPLAYRGLETGCRDVVSHVVKQDKIIYVFASALNPGNKEMGEHLVKHGDGAKDIAFTVENCDYLVQKARERGAIIVKEPYVLEDKYGRVKLAVLQTYGDTTHTFVERTAYNGLFLPGFHTPLHRDPLLAKLPSGLLNFIDHVVGNQPDDEMVPVVEWYQKNLLFHRFWSVDDKQLQTDFSALRSIVVANYEETVKMPINEPAMGKRKSQIQEYVEYYGGPGVQHIAMNTSDIITAIRNLKERGMEFMCVPDTYYQLLRKNLQQSQVRVTEDLDILEELKILVDFDDNGYLLQIFTKPVQDRPTVFLEVIQRHNHQGFGAGNFKALFEAIEADQNARGNLTILKPNGVSNQI, encoded by the exons ATG ACTACCTACATGGACAGAGGTGAAAAG CACGACCACGGCAAGTTCGTCTGTTTCGACCACATCACATTCTGGGTTGGAAATGCCAAACAG GCAGCATCTTACTATTGTAACAAGCTTGGATTTGAACCGTTGGCCTATCGGGGTTTAGAGACAGGCTGCCGGGATGTGGTGTCCCATGTGGTCAAACAAGACAAG ATTATTTATGTATTCGCATCCGCTCTCAATCCTGGAAACAAAG AAATGGGGGAGCATTTGGTCAAACATGGGGATGGAGCCAAGGACATTGCATTCACTGTGGAGAACTGTGATTACCTTGTGCAG AAAGCCAGAGAGCGTGGTGCCATCATAGTGAAAGAGCCCTATGTACTGGAGGACAAATATGGCAGGGTAAAACTAGCTGTTCTCCAGACG TATggggacaccacacacacatttgtGGAGAGGACTGCCTACAATGGGCTGTTCCTCCCAGGGTTCCATACTCCTCTCCACCGGGACCCCTTGTTGGCCAAGCT acccagtggattactgaacttCATTGACCATGTTGTGGGGAACCAGCCGGATGATGAGATGGTGCCTGTAGTGGAATG GTACCAGAAAAACCTGCTCTTCCACCGGTTCTGGTCAGTAGACGACAAGCAGCTGCAGACAGACTTCAGTGCACTGCGCTCCATTGTTGTGGCCAATTATGAAGAGACAGTGAAGATGCCCATTAATGAGCCAGCCATGGGTAAACGCAAGTCCCAGATCCAG GAGTATGTGGAGTACTATGGTGGCCCAGGTGTCCAGCACATCGCCATGAACACATCAGACATCATCACCGCA ATCCGTAACCTGAAGGAGCGTGGCATGGAGTTCATGTGTGTGCCAGACACCTACTACCAGCTGCTGAGAAAGAATCTCCAACAATCGCAAGTCAGGGTCACTGAGGACCTGGACATTCTGGAG GAGCTGAAGATCTTAGTGGATTTTGATGACAATGGCTACCTGCTCCAGATCTTCACCAAGCCTGTTCAGGACCGTCCCACAGTGTTCCTGGAGGTCATTCAGAGACACAACCATCAG GGCTTTGGTGCAGGCAACTTCAAGGCTCTTTTCGAGGCCATCGAGGCAGACCAGAACGCTAGAGGGAACTTGACTATCCTAAAACCTAATGGAGTGTCTAACCAAATTTGA